A region of the Numenius arquata chromosome 2, bNumArq3.hap1.1, whole genome shotgun sequence genome:
GGTATTCCCCATGGGAATTAAACCAGGGGCTGGGCACTGAGTTCTAGTTTGCACCTCTTCCCGATTTGTCCCTGGAGTCTTTATTGAAATAAAAGGAAGTTGGATTAAAGAAAGTTGGATTAAACACCTGATTGTACCTTCTAgtcattaaaaatgcattctcAGTGTTTCAATTTATGAGGTTTACAGGTGAAAGCCCTGGAAatcaagataatttaaaaaaaaaaaattctgaaagttaatttcacagaatcacagaatcttcttggttggaagggacctttaagatcatcgattccaaccacaaaaaaaaccccaaacaaaaacaaaaacaccaccaccaaacaccaaaaccaaacaaatacccacaaccacacaccacacccacccacaaacagacacaaaccaacaatctcaggcactagagcatgccctgaagtgccatgtctacacgtttcttaaatacctccagggatggcgactccaccacctccctgggcaggctgttccagtgcctgaccacactctcagtaaagtaattcttcctagtatctaatctaaacctcccctgccgcaactttacaccatatCCTccggtcctgtcattattcacttgggagaagaggccaacacccacctctctacaacctcctttcaggtacttgtagagggcaatgagctctcccctcagcctcctctgctccaaactaaacatgcccagttccctcagcctctcctcatatgacttgttctctagacccctcaccagcttggtggctctcctctggacacgctccagcagctcaatgtccttgctgtagtgaggggcccagaactgaacacagtactcaaggggaggcctcaccagggccaagtacagaggcacgatcacttccctgctcctgctggccacgctattcctgatacaggccaggatgccattggccttcttggccacctgggcacactgctggctcatgttaagccggctgtccaccaacacccccaggtccttttctgctgggcagctttccagccactcttccccaagcctgtagcgttgcctggggttgttgtgactgaaatgcaggacctggcacttggccttattgaacctcatcccattggccttggcccattgatccaggctgtccaggtccctctgtagagccttccgaccctcaagcagatcaacattccaaacttactgagggtgcactcaatccccttatctagatcatcagtaaagatattaaacaagactggccccaaaactgagccctgagggacaccactggtgaccacctgccaactggatttcaccccattaatcacaactctctgggcacggccatccagccagttttttacccagtgaagagtacacttgtctgtgccatgattcgccagcttctccaggagaacgctgtgggggacggtgtcaaaggctttaccaaagtccaggtagacaacgtccacagccttccccgcatcgagaaggcgggtcacatggtcatagaaagagaccaagttggttaagcaggacctccctttcatacacccatgctggctggccctgatccctcggctgccctgcacttgctgtgagagctcactcaagatgatcctctccatgatctttcctggtactgaggtcaggctgacaggtctatagtttcctggatcctccttccggcccttcttgtagatgtaGATGAATTTCCTCACATTTTTTCCAAAGTATTATTTGTGAGAGCTTTCTCCTATGAATGTCTTCTCAGTGATTCAGCAAATCTTATCTCCTGATTATACACATATCTAATGTTATTTCAGATCACTTCATGATGCCCATCACAATCACTTTTTTCACTGACAGACTGGAAAACTTTCCAGAGATTACATTTTCTCAGTGTCATCCAaaaactgacagaaaggagaattCCATATTCTAAGCTAATTTTCTGTCTACTGAAGTTCATGAACTTACAATATTTAATCCACAATTTATATAACATTTAATTTCATAATATGCTGGACTGGAAATGGCTCActgtttatttttatactttgaaAGAGTATTTCCCACACAGTGTTACATCTGAAAAGGTTGTCATCCAGTGCAATAAATAGCCTATACTGTCAAAAAATGTAGGTGgaagaaactttattttaatgGGACTCCATGAAGAGTATTTGAGCAGTGGTGCTCATTAGAGCAGCATTGAGCTCATGTTTTCAGAAGCTTGATAGATTGACTGTTGTTAAGATGTCATACGTGTGTAAGGTTTTAGGTATCACCAACAGACTGCTATATTATTAAAGACAATTAGAGGGATGCATTCATGACTTTGAACATTGCAATGCAGAGGATGTCTGTATGTACAATTCAGTACAGTACAATTGCAGTACGCTACTAAAAGCCTCTTGCATGCTGACTGTATTATCTCCCACAAAGATGGCTGAAGAACCAGGATTAGTTTTGCAGCTTAACTTGGTTCTATTACTGAATGTCTGAACTTAATCTCCCCAAGATATTTCTTCTTGTGTGAAGTACGCCTAGCTCCCTACATTCCTGAAAATTGTCTTCCAGCACCACCACTGAATCCAGCACATTTCACGCACTCCTCTTATCTCACAGGACTCTCAGGAAACACTGTGTGCATCACGTAGACTCACCAGAAAGAATGGAAGGCACTAATAATCAGGGACACATCAGAAGTAACAGGTCACAAAAAAGGAAAGCCAATAGTGCTTGTGAAAGGCAAagttatacaaaaataaaaacccagagTTCTTCAGGACATCCCTACTTGCTGTTCCCACATTTATGGATTATGGCGAAAGGAGATTCCTGTAAACGTTAACATCCAAGCTTCTGTGTAACAATCACCACTTACTTGACAGCgcacatcttttttaaaaagatgtataGTTTTGCTTGGGTtgcatttccctttaaaaaactGGCACAACTCTCCACTTGTAGACCACAGCTGGGGCCTAAGCAGGTGGTGTGGGATCTGGGTGCAAAAGAACCACCTTCCCCAAGCCTCTCCTTTCAACCATACTCACGCCCCCACCTCTGGCACCTCTGCATGGGATGTCAATAAACACTGCAAGTCTGGCCCCGGGACACACACCCCATAGCCCTGCTGCGAGGCTCTTTGCTTCCAGCCAGCGTGGAGGGGTACCAGCCAGGTCTCCTTCCTGCCCGCCTCACACCGGCAGCCTGCGGCTCCCGTGTTAGCAACAGAGACGCGACGCCCGGGCACGCAGGCCCTGAAGATACACCCTCAAGCTGGGCACGGAGACatccccccctcttctcccctcaaaacatccccccccccccccccatgacgGCGGCTGAGGGAGCTCCGTGACAGGCGCCCGTGCGGACGGTGCCATGTGCCGCGGAGATGGGGGGGCAGCGTAACCCCCCCCCGGGCGATCCCCGTCGATCGCTACTTGGTACAGCCCACCCgcctctcctctccgccgcctgCCTCTCAGCGCATGCGCATCCTCTGCCGCTCGGAACCCGGCCTGCCCCGCGGGGTTGTGCGCCTGCGCGCCGGGTCGCGCGTCAGCGGTGTGCGCCGGAAGTGGAGCCGGAAGTCTCGTCGCTGCTGCCGTCTCGCGGGAGGTGGTTGCCGGCGGCGGTGTGAGGCGAGCCGAAGCGCGGGAGCTGTCGCCATGACCTCTGCTTTGGAGAATTACATCAATCGTATCCTTCCGGGCGGCGGAAATGTCCCGGGGCTGCCGTCGGGGCTGTGGGAGACGGGCCTTCCCTTTCCTTGGCGCCGGTGGGCATGAGAGGAGGCCGGGTGCCGGTGCCCCGGCGGCTTGGTGCCGCTGAGGGCCGGGCGGCGCTTGGCCCCGGCGTCTGGTGGCTGCAGCACGACCCGGGGTTGGGTGCCGGAGGTGCTGCGGGCATTGGGTACCTGCTGGCCTGACAAGGTGTGAGCTCCCTGGAGATCCCCAGCCCTAGGCCGGCTGCTGAAGGGCCTGTGAAAGCATGTCAGCTGGGGCCTCTGTCTTCTTGCATGCCGCTCCCGCGGGCAGTTGTGTTCCTTGGGGCCCGCCTGCTTGGCtctgttgttttctctttacATAAGACCGGCTTGGCAGGTAGAACGGAAGTTACAGGAGACCCAAAGAAGAGGGTCCCATATAGCCTCCAGTGCTGCAAACCAGATTCTTGCTTGATCTGTGATGAGATTCACGATGGGCCTCGTCCCTTAAAAAGCTCTTGACATGTGTTCCCTTACCAGCTTTACATCATTTGCTCAAAAGCTGTTAGTTAGTGTTCTTGGAACCCTTTTCTTGCTAGTTTTTTTGTACTCCTAATAAACTAGGAATTTTCAACTTTATTCACAAACAGTAAGATACTAACCCAAAATCATCCAGGGTGATGGATGTGTGATCATCAAATTGGGATAATCAGACCTTTAGAGTCAGGGAATGTAGGATGCCAGACTCGGGATAACCACTGCTAAGCTGATTTTAAGGACTTAGCTTGAAGTGTTCATAAAAGTTTATGTTGTTTCAATTTTGAGGTAGTACAGTTAGTAATGGGAAGAGAGGTGAACTCTAGTCTGCTTTTAATGGTATTTATGTTTGTGTATGACTTTCCCTGGTTGGGTAAAGTGAAACTTTAAAACAGATTGTCATAAAAAATACTACGTTGTTAAATGTTACTATCAACTGTactgttttttgttgtgtgttttttttttttttaagaaatagtgATAGGCTTTTTTGGCTCTTAAAACTTTTATTACCTAtgaatgtttcagaaaatgtaaatgGTTCTATTTCAGATATCTCTAAACATTTCCTTAATGAACTATCAGGTACTGTTGCAGTAATTACTTCTGATGGAAGAATGATTGTGGTgagacttgtatttttaaaaattttattttcccccaTAAAGACCTTCCATCATGGCAATAAAGAAACCGTGCTAGGATACTATCAGTTATATGTTCATACCTTTacaaactgtttttttaaaagctttatggCAATTATTTTGTGCTCTATGATTTAAACACTTACTGATTTTTGCCTGTCAGCTTTGTCCATTGATAAACTTGTGCATGCGAATGCTTTGACTTTCTGTCAAATGGCCTTTTCTGTAGGAATGcacaagaaaatgcatttctgttcagtaatttgaTTTCCAtctaaaatgttctctttttttctgtaagctCTTCAGCTTTCATGCTAAAACAATTTCTTCCATATGGTTGTGGAAAAACATCAGCTGATAATTGCTGAAGAATTCTTGTGGGATTCTGTTTAAGCCTGAAAAGCTGAGAATTGGCAAACTATTAGACTGTATAGTGTTCTGGTTTTATTGCTTCTGTGTTGTtgaattgggatttttttttattttttttttaatcctcccaTCTCTTGGGTTTTGAGTATGGCTTAATAGTATGATCATTGCATGAGGATTATATCTTTCTGTCTGTACTTAGCTTTGTATGGCCTTTGAAGAGAGAAAACAGTACTTTTAGCAGAAAAATACTAGCTGCACCAAACCTGTCTGGTTGGAGTCAGTCTGGTAAACTTTGTGTTGTGATACAAGATACTTTCTATCAAAAAGATTTGAATGGAATTGGTATACATGATTCACTGTTGCATGGTTAGATGATATAAATGGTTATTACCACTGTTTGAATTATGGTGTTTTACACAAGTTTAAATTTCTTAATCAATTACTGATGGTAAATTACACAAATGAGTTATGTTGTCATTTTTCCAAATGCATATTGAAGTGGCACAGtaatgtttctttttgtgtgttttgattttggcgtttttttgaataattttgtGGAACAAAGCTAATCTCCCTCAAAGAGATACCACTTAAAGTTGCACATTAAGAGTGGTTTCAATATTGTTGACCACAAGAATCTTTCTGTTCgttgatttatttaattattaatttgatTTCTGGAAACTTCTGTCCAAGGAAGACTAAAATAATGTAGAAATAGTAAAATTAGTGGTCTGGAGGGCTGTCATTGGTTAAAGGGAAACTTTACTTCTTTTTATGCTAAAGATTACTGTAGCTTTTAGCATAAACAGTAGTAAATGTAAATACTTTTCTTAAATTGATactgcttttaaatttcattctCCAGCTGTTTGTATTGAAGCCTAACAATAAAACCTAAACAGAGCGCCTGCTCTCTAGTGCCTTAGTATTGCCACCTTATTTAAGATATTATTGAGAGCAAAGATAATAAATTTAAGAGGTAACTGGAGtactttatttttgtgtgttttttcaggGAACACTCAAAGGTTTTGATCAGACCATTAACTTGATTTTGGATGAAAGCCATGAACGAGTGTTCAGTTCTTCACAAGGAGTTGAGCAAGTAGTGCTGGGATTATACATTGTAAGAGGTGATAACGTGTAAGTACAGCATGTTATTGTTTAAACCTATTAAGAAAAatttagtgtgtgtgtatatgtgtataattTATCTGTATACATCTTGAAAGCCCCAGACATCTTGCATCTTTGTGGGTAGCACTGATAATGCTGTTAAAGCTGAGGCGTATTAAAATTCAAATATCTATGCTTCTGTTACAGAAGTGATTGCATTGTAATGTTAAGATTTACTGAGCTGTAAATTAACAGCTCACGTACTGATAGCAGTCTAGGAATGGTCAGTATAAAGCTCAGCAGTTTCCTTTTTTGAGTCTAGAGGCATTGTGTAGATGTTCTTTATTCCAGTCTGCGAAAGGCAGGATCCATTGGTGGAGGAAAAGGTAGAAGAATGAACAAAAGATTAGATAGAACTTGTGTGCAAAAAGTCAGCAATACATAATACAGGTATACAAGGTTGACTTTTAGCAGGATTTTTTTAGATGAGATTTTCACAGACAATAGTTCATAATCTGGAAAATGTATGAAGGTTCTGGCTTGACAGTGTAACAACTGTTGAAGCCAACGTACTGACAGGTCAAACGTATGAGTTGATACTTGATGTAAAATGCCCTGACAAAATGAGAGTAAAAGCTCATTAAACGCAGACAAAAGTAGCTGATGTGCCAAACAGATGGGAGGGTTACAAGAGAAGTGGAAAGAAGGCCTGGTAAATGGGCCTGCTAGGAAGATCACTTTTGCAGCAGCATTCTAAAACTGATGACAAAAAAAGAGATTACTTTTTATGACAACCGGAAAAAGAGCACGTCACAGTGACCAACAAGTGAGCCTGGATAGGAATTTTAATCttctaatgtttttttctgtacaaagaaATGTCAAGATTTAAGATTTATATCTAGGTGTGTTTATCTAGCATCATTGAGGAGGGTGATAATCTTGCAAGGCTTTCATCGCTTTTGACTTAAgcttttaagcaaaaataaattgaTAAATATACAAAGGTAAGGCTAAGCATGCCTCTCTACAAGTAACTTTTCATTCAAATAGTACAAATGTGTATAAAAAGCCAAATAATTGTTTACCACTTCACTATTTCACTATACCAGGCTCCTCCATTACTCAAATATACTCAAAACATTCTTTTATTGAAAttactctatttttaataacCTTAACTTGGAAACGTATTTGTAACTTATTCGTTAGAAGGAATAATTCTGTATTAATGCAACTCAACATACTGAAATTCAGCATCCTtataggaagaagaaaaatgaaacaacagcTAAGTAACAGTAACTTCAAGATAGGGAACTCTCAGAAAATAGAGAAgctcttgaaaaacaaaataaaagatacaGTCGTGGGATAAAATGTTTCCAGGCATTTGATTGTGCGTCACTAGGAGCTTGCAGTGAATATGTAGCATCAATCAGAAAAACTCAGTATGGCTCAAAAGCAAGTAAAAGTTGTTAGTAGGAAAAAGCAACTTCTCTTTTATAGGTATGTGATGGATTATGAAAACCGGAAAAGATACTAGTACTAGAAAGTTGTGTGTGAAACTGTAATAAAAACAGTGGAGAAAAGCTGgttaaaacccccaaaccttttAAATACATGTGTTTGTTTTGCTGCGTGAAAAGCAGAAAGCCTATCAAAGAGACATCAGGAGTGGCAGATATTGTTTGCTCTTTTTACATCTAGGAAAATGAGATCTCTGatgaaaaagctgtatttctcgACGTGAACTAAAGAGAAGCTTACGCTTTGATATCATAGACAGTTTTTAATCtaaggaaatgttttaaattaaagtgtCACTTCGGAAAAAGCTAACAAATGGAGTAGTAACGAGCATCTGGGATAAAGTTCTTTTCACACAAGAATTCTGAAGGGACTCAAATTTGAGCTGAGGTTTCATGCTGGTCAGTGCAATATTCAATATTCAATTGGCATAAGCAGTTTACATTTGTGTTGTCTGAGCTCCTAGCATAGTGAAGATCTAGGCAGTGATGGAACTAAGCAAGCTACTCAGCTGACCAGATTTCTGTTTCAAGGCAAGCTAAATTCCTCCCTAGTTTCCGCTAACTGTCGTGGAAGTCTGGCCACCTGTATTAGGATGTCTTACTTTTAAGCTCAGTCTCACCCTGGTCTCTggctgttaggtttttttttgtaaatatcagTTCgttgggaagaaaaaatattaggaagaaaacaaaaccagcagacATTGTGATGTCACTGCATAAACACCTGGTATGCGACTGTCTTTAGAGGGGTACAGTATGAAAATGCATGGAGAGCACAAGTGAGAATAACCAGAGGTATGAAATGTTATCTGTCAAGAAAAGGCTGAATAGGCAAGGGctcttcattttggaaaaagcaCACCTATAGTGGTTAGTGGTTGCTGTGAAATCAGGAGTAGTAGAAGGAGATGGGAAGATAATTGCTTCATTTAAattcctctatttttttctgttattgaaaGTGAAAGGTAATCCAACAAGTTATGTATAAAGGTATTTCATTGCACACTGTAAAGCTTAATTGTGGAACTCTCTGCAGCAGGATGTAGCAAAGAccaaaaatagaaatgtattcAGAAAGCTATTGAATCGATTAATAAGAGTGTAGTTTCTGGTGGTTATTAATTCATTTTGTGGATACAGCCACTAGCTCCTAAGTCTCTGAAGTGGTGAATAGAAGGGTATGCCAGCAGGACTAGACTCTTTGTTTTTATGTTACTGCTGGGTTAGTTAGCAGCCTGAGCTAGTATGACTTCTATTACCTTaaccttcttttctctttaaagcagTTTTACTGAGTCCACTAGTGTTTTAGTCCAGGTAGGTCTTAATATGGAATAGGTGAAATGCTATATATTGTCCCCTGGATAAATTAATAACATCTTAGTAGGCTGTGTGGAAGAAAATTGTCTTGCTTATCTGATGCTGTATGCACTTATGAATTGCTACAGTTAGACATTATTCTTGAAAAGCTCTTCTCTCTAAAAGGTTTCCAGCTCTTGTTTCAGAGGCTAGCCTACTGCCTAAAACAGACCAGTCAGTAGTATTTGGTTCTTATAAACTAtaccttaaaaaaccccaaacacctaaACATCAAAACTTCCTTTAGACTCTACTTATAGCCATCACAACTTGAAGTTTAAAAGATAAGAGctctacagtttaaaaaaaaaaaaaaaataaaaaaattgaaaaagggTCTTCACTAGCAAGTTAATCAAGCAAGTTAATTTTGTGGCTTTCCAGTTTTGTACCAGGGGATTTCAACAAATGATAACCTGTTTTTTATTGCAGTGCTGTCATCGGTGAAATTGATGAAGAGACAGATTCAGCTCTTGACTTGGGGAATATTCGAGCAGAACCTTTAAACTCAGTTGTGCATTGAGAAGATGAAAATGCACAGGGACTTTGTAAATCTTTGGTTGTACAGACCTATTTAACAACGTTGATGATTTTTACAAATTGTGTTTAATTTGTTTCGTCACCAGTTTTTTATTATGAATATGTTGTAGTTTTGCATGTAAATTAAAGTTTCTACGTTTTACTAAAGATGCTTTCGTTGAATTTCCTTTGGGTTTCATGCTGCATAATTTCACTGTAAAATACATACTGGGAATCAGTGATGGTCCTGATATTGTATGTACATACCTCGTACATACCTTAAAATCAGATTAATTCCTAAAGATAAACCAAGGCTTTTTGTGTTAACTCAGGATTATTTAGAGGTGGATTGTGTAACAGTCAATTTAACAATCTCTAAATGTAGCTTTGGCTGtaagaagaaaactattttttatgatttttgggtttttttggtgtagtGTAGAAAGAATGTTTAAAGCTTTCACAGACAAATTAATGACATGCATGTaatagggttttttgttgtttatcaAACATTGTTCTCTGGTCCTCAAGACTATACTGGAGATTGGTGAGTTCTTAGCGCCTTAATGCTTGCAGACAAATTAAATTGGAGAAAGAAAGACTTTTGAGCAAGAGCACAGAACCTAAACAATTTATTTGAAGCCCATTAAATTCGTGACCAGCTCATTCTCTAGCTTCTCTTCTCAGCAGCTGTCGTGTTGCTCAAAATTTGGGTAAGGTCTACAGAAAGAGAATTGTGTGTTTGCTAATAACGGTTTGTGTAACCGTTGTCTTGCTAGAGTGTAGTCTAGAAGATACAGGAGTACTTTAGatagagaaattatttctattgAATGAAATTTGCCTTCCTATTGCATATAAGGATTGCATGTAACCATAATGAACCTCTTATACACCAGCATCAGGCAAGTTAAGTGGCACAAGCTCTGTGCAGTATAGCATGCTTTAGGCCACATCCTATTTACTACCCAGCAGAAATACTGGTATGGTGGCATGAGAGGAAGCTGGTACTATTGGACAAAGTTGTTTTCCTTGTCCTCTAGTGTGCCAAAAGGTCCAATATATGTGTCCTGTTGagtgggagtgaaaaaaaaaaagaaaaaaaaaagttactttaatgtgcatatttgggggtttttatattgattttaatattaaggGATTTGATATTTGCTTGTACAGCAAGTACACTGTTTGGAAACAAGGTACTTGTTCCCACAAAATCTGGCTCTCAATTCTTGTAACTTCCAGCTTGTTTTCTGAGATTGTTCTTGGTGGGTCATGTGAAGGCCAGCAAACCTTTTTTGCCTTTATCCATCTTGTGACCTAGTAAAGtaatgttttgtaattttttgtcCACATTTCGGCAGGGAATTGCTGAGCAGACAATGAGTAAGGCAAACCAGGGTTTTTCTGTGTGGCTTTCAGTGAAGTCTGGCTATAATTCATTATGTCAAAAGAATCGATCAGTTTCGTTAAACAGTCAACAAAATCATATATAACGAAGACCCCTTTTGCTACTGAAACACACTGGCACAAGAGAAAAGGAAGTAGAGCAAGTGGATTGTATTGATAAAGGACAAATGAAGCAGATGAGGTAGATCAGCTACTTTAGggctcagcagaaaaaaatgcagaggcaAAGAGTAGAATCAGGATGAGCTGATTTTAAATGCACTACTTAGCCTTGGATCTGTTAGAGTTATAGTTGAAATGCATAGGTTGAATACTTGTAGAGGCACTGGAACAACTAAGGAAATCAGTTGCTCTATAGCTGAGGAATTATGTTTGAGGCTGCGTTATGGAATGTTAATGCATATGGAGACCATCTGCCTCGAGCACATCATTGGCAATACAACTCCTTGGTCCTGTGCTTGGTCGAGGACTTAAAATATGATGAGCTGCTGCTGTTAGTTGAAACTATTTTCTCTATCCTGTAAGTGATGATTTCAGATGCAAAGCCGTGGAGCCAACGTGGTGAAGCTGATCAGTAAAATCTGGGGACTGACCAGCTGAGAATTCCGAGTAGTTCAGGAATTGCTGAAGCAGCAAAAACATGATCTGGAAAACAGCTTTACACAGTGAGGTGTTTAAAATACAGATTGCAAACCCTGTCCTCTTCCCTTCAGGTGAGTGACCTCAGCTCTTGCATGCACTTTTTCTGGACCTGTGAAATTGTGCAAGCAGGGTGGGGGGCGTTACAGCTTAAAGAAGTTAAGAAGTGTCTCTACTCACAGGTTGACCTAAACACAGGGTGTTTTCCAAGGGATTGAGAAAGATAAATTTAAACTCCCTTTCAGAAAAGAATCCTAGCAAAGGCTGGCTGCACAAAGCCCAAATGGGTTGATACACAGTGCATTGTGAAATGGATTCTTCTGCAGTGAGGTAGGCAAAGAACGGGCAGCTCAGTTCTCACAGCTCTGATTGGGACTGTGGGCAGGAGCTCAGCCTTGCCAAGATGCAGCCTGCTCAGAAGCAAAGTTCTGTCTAAAACCTTAAAACTGACAGCTGTGGAGTTTGCTTTACCTTCATGCATAGATACCAGCAATGTGAagcttttcagagctgtgttttTTTGTCTTGCACTcaaattttgtttgaatttctGCACCTAATTTTGCTTCAATTTTATGCCATTGGTTTTGATCTGGATTTGACAAAAGCATCTTCTGGATGTACTGGGGAAGGGATCGAAGACAGGAGACCCAGTCAGAAAGTGTTACTTGAAATTGAATCTGGGGctcaatatgcttttaaaaattataaaatgaaattatagccTTGTGAATTTATAGGAGCTCTAATCTATAGTGGATAACTGTAAGCATATGGTGGAGAGAAAGCACTCGGGAAAACAGTATTTGATGCAGGAAGTTGAATTATAACCAGTCTGAAACAGTATTTCTATTGAATCAAACCTGTAGTGCAGTCCAGCTGAAAAAACAGGtcacaaatgaaaattaatatttttttatgtccTTAATTTACTTTCATAGAATGAATCGAAGTAGGAAAAATAAATGGGATTGAAACAAGAAAGTGGACATAGAGTGATGGCATTGTATTAGTCATTCTAAAAGAAGAAAGCTAGAGAATGTTAGtccccagaggagga
Encoded here:
- the LSM8 gene encoding LSM8 homolog, U6 small nuclear RNA associated, with amino-acid sequence MTSALENYINRTVAVITSDGRMIVGTLKGFDQTINLILDESHERVFSSSQGVEQVVLGLYIVRGDNVAVIGEIDEETDSALDLGNIRAEPLNSVVH